The following are encoded together in the Salvia hispanica cultivar TCC Black 2014 chromosome 6, UniMelb_Shisp_WGS_1.0, whole genome shotgun sequence genome:
- the LOC125196708 gene encoding LOW QUALITY PROTEIN: peroxidase 25-like (The sequence of the model RefSeq protein was modified relative to this genomic sequence to represent the inferred CDS: deleted 1 base in 1 codon) — translation MECLHLVLMVAMTTVVVMYGEADLKTGFYSSSCPKSESIVRSTVEKYFDKDPTLAAALLRLHFHDCFVQGCDASVLIDSPSSERKALPNLGLRGFQVIDDAKSQLEAACPGVVSCADILALAARDAVDLSGGPSWGVPTGRRDGRVSLSSDASNLPGPADSVAVQRQKFAAKGLDDHDLVTLVGAHTIGQTDCLFFRYQLYNFTITGSADPSITQAFLQPLQTLCPKAGDGSLRVALDKDSQLKFDVSFFKNVRDGYGILKSDQRLWGDASTRRVVENYAGNVRGLLGVRFNFEFPKAMIKMSTIDVKTGVQGEIRKICSNFN, via the exons atggaGTGTCTACACTTAGTCTTGATGGTGGCGATGACGACGGTGGTGGTAATGTATGGCGAGGCCGATTTAAAGACCGGCTTCTACTCTTCATCATGTCCAAAATCC GAGTCGATCGTGCGGTCCACCGTGGAGAAGTACTTCGACAAAGACCCCACTCTTGCTGCTGCCTTGCTTAGGCTCCATTTTCATGATTGTTTTGTTCAA GGTTGCGACGCGTCGGTTCTGATTGATTCGCCTTCATCTGAGAGAAAAGCATTGCCTAATCTGGGGCTGAGAGGCTTCCAAGTGATTGATGATGCCAAGTCTCAGCTTGAGGCCGCATGCCCTGGCGTCGTCTCCTGCGCTGATATCCTAGCACTGGCTGCTCGCGACGCTGTCGATCTA AGTGGTGGCCCAAGCTGGGGAGTGCCGACTGGGAGAAGAGACGGCCGCGTTTCTTTGTCGTCCGATGCCTCCAACTTACCCGGCCCTGCGGACTCTGTTGCTGTCCAGAGGCAGAAGTTTGCAGCCAAAGGCCTAGATGACCATGATCTTGTCACACTAGTTG GAGCACATACGATAGGGCAAACGGACTGTCTGTTCTTTCGATATCAACTCTACAACTTCACCATAACGGGGAGTGCGGATCCGAGCATAACCCAAGCGTTCCTGCAGCCGTTGCAAACGCTCTGCCCAAAAGCCGGGGATGGCTCACTGAGAGTGGCTCTGGACAAAGACAGTCAGCTCAAATTCGACGTTAGCTTCTTCAAGAACGTTCGAGATGGCTATGGGATTCTCAAGTCCGACCAGAGGCTGTGGGGCGACGCGTCTACACGACGAGTGGTGGAGAATTATGCGGGGAATGTGAGAGGGTTGCTTGGTGTTAGGTTCAATTTTGAGTTCCCAAAAGCTATGATCAAAATGAGCACCATCGATGTCAAGACTGGTGTTCAAGGGGAGATTAGGAAGATATGTTCCAATTTTAATTGA
- the LOC125196102 gene encoding heme oxygenase 1, chloroplastic-like — MSSITPISSAQPLFKKSQLGASQKPQAHFLSMPISPKKSRMVVVAATTAAEKGKKRYPGEAKGFVEEMRFVAMKLHTKDQAKEGEKEPQGQPLARWEPSVEGYLRFLVDSKLVYDTLERIVDKAAFPEYAEFKNTGLERSERLAKDLEWFKEQGHAIPEPSSPGITYAQYVEELSEKDPPAFICHFYNTYFAHSAGGRMIGRKVAEKILNGKELEFYKWEGELSQLLQNVRDKLNRVAENWSREEKDHCLEETEKSFKFSGEILRLVLS; from the exons ATGTCTTCTATAACACCCATCTCCAGCGCTCAACCCCTCTTCAAGAAATCTCAATTGGGAGCCTCGCAAAAGCCCCAAGCTCATTTTTTGTCCATGCCCATATCGCCGAAGAAGTCGAGGATGGTGGTGGTTGCAGCAACGACGGCGGCTGAGAAGGGGAAAAAGAGGTACCCTGGCGAGGCGAAGGGGTTTGTGGAGGAGATGAGATTTGTGGCTATGAAGCTGCATACCAAAGATCAAGCCAAGGAGGGGGAGAAGGAGCCGCAGGGGCAGCCTCTTGCTAGATGGGAGCCTAGCGTTGAAGGCTACTTGAGATTCTTGGTTGATAGCAAGTTGGTTTATGATACTCTTGAGAGGATTGTCGACAAAGCCGCTTTCCCTGAAT ATGCAGAATTCAAGAACACAGGGCTCGAAAGATCAGAAAGGCTTGCAAAAGATCTTGAATGGTTCAAGGAGCAAGGTCATGCAATCCCTGAACCATCATCTCCTGGCATTACCTATGCTCAGTATGTCGAGGAGTTATCTGAAAAAGATCCTCCGGCATTCATTTGCCATTTCTACAATACGTACTTTGCTCACTCAGCCGGTGGCAGGATGATAGGGAGGAAG GTAGCCGAGAAGATACTGAATGGGAAGGAATTGGAGTTCTACAAATGGGAAGGGGAGCTGTCCCAATTGCTTCAGAATGTTCGGGATAAGCTAAACCGAGTTGCTGAA AATTGGAGTAGGGAGGAGAAGGATCATTGCCTCGAAGAAACTGAAAAATCGTTCAAGTTTTCTGGGGAAATTCTTCGTCTGGTGTTGTCCTAA
- the LOC125193176 gene encoding berberine bridge enzyme-like 15, with amino-acid sequence MNPHTSIILTSFLLLLSISTATKPPRIQDSFPKCVAKHTDRFTPSNTSTFFGAQTSLYTSLLHSTAQNLRCLLPSMPKPLLIFTPLTESHVQAAVLCANHLRVHLRIRSGGHDYEGLSYTSELKSPPPFILLDLGKLRAVDVDIRSSTAWAQAGATIGELYYRISEKSKTHGFPAGLCTSLGVGGHITGGAYGPMMRKYGLGADNVVDARIVDANGNVLDRKSMGEDTFWAIRGGGGGSFGVILAWKVRLVRVPPTVTVFTVPRTIEQGATKILYKWQQIADKIDENLFIRVIIQPVPAAAAGNRTIMTAYNAVYLGRSSSLLRVMSSKFPELGLTRNDTKEMSWIESVVYMGSFPEGTPTAVLLSGKPAFVNYFKAKSDFVKAAVPEAGLEGLWKVMLEEESPLTIWNPFGGKMSRIPEGEIAFPHRKGVVFMAQYLTTWQSEKVDVGKRYEWMHKLYEYMAQYASKNPREAYVNYRDVEIGMNNCSSVEVEGIGREWGSKYFKGNFERLVQVKARVDPHDFFWHEQSIPTSLYK; translated from the coding sequence atgaatCCTCACACCTCAATAATCCTCACCTCTTTTCTACTCCTACTCTCCATCTCAACCGCCACAAAACCCCCTCGAATCCAAGACTCATTCCCAAAATGCGTAGCCAAACACACCGATAGATTCACACCTTCAAACACCTCCACCTTCTTCGGCGCCCAAACCTCTCTCTACACCTCCCTCTTACACTCCACCGCCCAAAACCTCCGCTGCCTCCTCCCCTCCATGCCCAAGCCGCTCCTCATCTTCACGCCGCTCACCGAATCCCACGTCCAAGCCGCCGTCCTCTGCGCCAACCACCTCCGCGTCCACCTCCGCATCCGCAGCGGCGGCCACGACTACGAGGGCCTTTCCTACACATCGGAACTCAAATCCCCGCCGCCGTTCATCCTCCTCGACCTCGGGAAGCTCCGCGCCGTCGACGTCGACATCCGCTCCAGCACCGCGTGGGCCCAGGCCGGGGCCACCATCGGCGAGCTCTACTACCGGATATCGGAGAAGAGCAAAACGCACGGCTTCCCCGCTGGTTTATGCACCAGCCTCGGCGTCGGCGGCCACATCACCGGCGGCGCGTACGGCCCGATGATGCGGAAGTACGGCCTCGGAGCCGACAATGTCGTCGACGCCAGAATCGTCGACGCCAACGGAAACGTCCTGGACAGGAAATCCATGGGGGAGGACACGTTCTGGGCGAtcagaggcggcggcggcggaagcTTTGGAGTTATATTAGCATGGAAGGTCCGGCTCGTCAGGGTCCCACCCACAGTAACGGTTTTCACCGTACCGCGCACGATAGAGCAAGGCGCGACCAAAATCTTATACAAATGGCAGCAAATCGCTGACAAAATCGATGAGAATCTTTTCATCAGAGTAATAATCCAGCCTGTCCCTGCAGCGGCGGCAGGAAACAGGACGATTATGACCGCGTACAACGCGGTGTACCTGGGCCGATCCAGCTCGCTTCTGAGAGTCATGAGCTCGAAATTCCCGGAGCTGGGGCTGACGAGGAATGACACGAAGGAAATGAGCTGGATCGAGTCGGTGGTGTACATGGGGAGCTTCCCCGAGGGGACTCCGACAGCAGTGCTGCTGTCGGGGAAACCAGCGTTCGTGAACTACTTCAAGGCGAAGTCGGATTTCGTGAAGGCGGCGGTGCCGGAGGCCGGGCTGGAGGGGCTGTGGAAGGTGATGCTGGAGGAGGAGTCGCCGCTGACGATATGGAATCCGTTTGGCGGGAAGATGAGCCGGATTCCGGAGGGGGAGATTGCGTTCCCGCACCGGAAGGGGGTGGTGTTCATGGCGCAGTATCTGACGACGTGGCAGAGCGAGAAGGTGGATGTGGGGAAGCGGTACGAGTGGATGCACAAGCTGTACGAGTATATGGCGCAGTACGCGTCTAAGAATCCGAGGGAGGCGTATGTTAACTACAGAGACGTGGAGATCGGGATGAATAATTGCAGCTCCGTTGAGGTTGAGGGTATTGGTAGGGAATGGGGGAGTAAGTATTTCAAGGGTAATTTTGAGAGATTGGTGCAGGTGAAGGCTAGAGTGGATCCGCATGATTTTTTCTGGCATGAGCAGAGCATTCCTACCTCGCTCTACAAATAA